In a genomic window of Vicinamibacterales bacterium:
- a CDS encoding ammonium transporter, protein MNQADTAWMLVSTALVLLMTPALAFFYGGLVRSKNALNTMMMSFVALGFVGVGWAIAGYSLAFAPGTALLGDLSRVGLRGVGLEPNGTIPHLLFMCYQGTFCIITAALISGAIVERMRFPAYLAFISLWALVVYAPIAHWVWGGGWLSKMGALDFAGGTVVHVNAGAAALVAALVIGKRQDYPSSSLLPHNVPFTLLGAGLLWFGWFGFNAGSALSANGISALAFTTTMLAPAGTLVAWTFLDIARSGKPTAVGSATAIVVGLVAVTPAAGFVGPMSAIALGAIAAVPSYFALVLRARSSLDDSLDVVAAHGVGGTVGALLTGVFANKALNGLADGALFGNPWQLVVQLTAIAATMAYSGVMSFVLLKAIGAVAALRAPAADESVGLDVSQHGEEAYVHAEGAAALSAVEADAAPILSPRPILEPLQGKS, encoded by the coding sequence ATGAACCAGGCTGATACCGCATGGATGCTCGTGTCGACCGCGCTGGTGCTGTTGATGACGCCCGCGCTCGCGTTCTTTTACGGCGGCCTCGTCCGCTCGAAGAACGCGTTGAACACGATGATGATGAGTTTCGTGGCGCTCGGGTTCGTCGGCGTCGGGTGGGCGATCGCCGGATACTCGCTCGCGTTCGCGCCGGGCACGGCGCTGCTGGGCGATCTGTCCCGCGTCGGCCTGCGCGGCGTCGGCCTCGAACCGAACGGCACGATCCCGCATCTGCTCTTCATGTGTTACCAGGGCACGTTCTGCATCATCACCGCCGCCCTCATCTCCGGCGCGATCGTCGAGCGCATGCGCTTTCCGGCGTATCTCGCCTTCATCAGCCTGTGGGCGCTCGTCGTCTACGCGCCGATCGCCCACTGGGTCTGGGGCGGCGGCTGGCTGTCGAAGATGGGGGCGCTCGACTTCGCCGGCGGCACCGTGGTGCACGTCAACGCCGGCGCCGCGGCGCTGGTCGCCGCGCTGGTGATCGGCAAACGTCAGGACTATCCCTCCTCGTCGCTGCTCCCGCACAACGTGCCGTTCACGCTGCTCGGCGCCGGGCTGCTGTGGTTCGGGTGGTTCGGCTTCAACGCCGGCAGCGCGCTGAGCGCGAACGGCATCTCCGCCCTCGCCTTCACGACGACGATGCTGGCGCCGGCGGGCACGCTCGTCGCGTGGACCTTCCTCGACATCGCCCGGTCCGGTAAGCCGACCGCGGTCGGCTCCGCCACCGCCATCGTCGTCGGCCTCGTCGCCGTGACCCCGGCGGCCGGCTTCGTGGGGCCGATGAGCGCGATTGCACTCGGCGCGATCGCCGCCGTGCCGAGCTACTTCGCGCTGGTGCTGCGCGCGAGGAGCTCGCTCGACGATTCGCTCGACGTCGTCGCCGCGCACGGCGTCGGCGGCACGGTCGGCGCGCTGCTGACCGGCGTGTTCGCGAACAAGGCGCTGAACGGCCTGGCCGACGGCGCGCTGTTCGGCAATCCCTGGCAGCTCGTCGTTCAGCTGACCGCGATTGCCGCGACGATGGCCTACAGCGGCGTCATGAGCTTCGTCCTGTTGAAGGCCATCGGCGCCGTCGCGGCGCTCCGCGCGCCCGCGGCCGACGAGAGCGTCGGTCTCGACGTCAGCCAGCACGGCGAAGAAGCGTACGTGCACGCCGAGGGTGCGGCGGCACTGTCGGCGGTCGAGGCCGACGCCGCGCCGATCCTCTCACCGCGCCCCATTCTCGAGCCGCTGCAGGGCAAGAGCTAG
- a CDS encoding porin, with protein sequence MRTLVVVCLAGGLAAAPVSAQSPPPVETSAAAAAPAAAPPPPPESPSDVAAFFKGTEIGGLLDAHFSWYTTKPEGDASFRNFDTRHNQFRVSMAQLWIAKAPAADSRAGFKVKLSVGPATTIVQSLEPGSSPAVLQNIEEGFVSYLAPIGKGLQFDVGKFVTQHGAEVIESKDNWNYSRSMLFALAIPYYHSGVRATYSPHAKVTVMGTIVNGWNNVVENNGAKTFGAQVAYKPTAALSLVQNYMTGPEQSGNNENWRQLSDTTATLTVNPKLSLMVNYDYGADVVDGVRTHWQGVAGYARIQPNKWVAFSPRFEWYDDAQGFTTGTVQTLREVTGTFEVKPTDSFIWRFEYRTDLSDTAVFKSSGGGLKKKQTSVGMGVIYSFAYKG encoded by the coding sequence ATGAGAACCCTGGTCGTCGTGTGTCTTGCGGGCGGGCTGGCGGCGGCCCCGGTCTCCGCACAGTCCCCGCCCCCCGTCGAGACGTCGGCGGCCGCGGCCGCGCCGGCGGCGGCGCCGCCGCCGCCGCCCGAGTCGCCGTCGGACGTCGCCGCCTTCTTCAAGGGCACCGAGATTGGCGGCCTGCTGGACGCCCATTTCAGCTGGTACACCACCAAGCCGGAGGGGGACGCATCGTTCCGCAACTTCGATACGCGCCACAATCAGTTCCGCGTGAGCATGGCGCAGCTCTGGATCGCGAAGGCGCCGGCCGCGGATTCGCGCGCCGGCTTCAAGGTGAAGCTGAGCGTCGGGCCCGCCACCACCATCGTGCAGAGCCTCGAGCCCGGATCGTCGCCGGCGGTGCTGCAGAACATCGAGGAGGGCTTTGTCAGCTATCTCGCGCCGATCGGCAAGGGCCTGCAGTTCGACGTCGGCAAGTTCGTCACCCAGCACGGAGCCGAGGTGATCGAATCCAAGGACAACTGGAACTATTCGCGCTCGATGCTGTTCGCGCTGGCGATCCCCTACTACCACTCCGGGGTGCGGGCCACCTATTCGCCGCACGCCAAGGTCACGGTCATGGGCACGATCGTCAACGGCTGGAACAACGTCGTCGAGAACAACGGCGCCAAGACCTTCGGCGCGCAGGTCGCCTACAAGCCCACCGCCGCCCTGTCGCTGGTGCAGAACTACATGACCGGGCCGGAGCAGAGCGGCAACAACGAGAACTGGCGGCAGCTCTCGGACACGACGGCCACGCTGACCGTCAACCCGAAGCTGAGTCTGATGGTCAACTACGACTACGGCGCCGACGTCGTCGACGGCGTGAGAACGCACTGGCAGGGGGTCGCCGGTTACGCGCGGATTCAGCCGAACAAGTGGGTCGCGTTCTCCCCCCGGTTCGAGTGGTATGACGACGCGCAGGGGTTCACGACCGGCACGGTCCAGACGCTGCGGGAAGTCACCGGCACGTTCGAAGTGAAGCCGACCGACTCGTTCATCTGGCGCTTCGAATACCGCACCGATCTGTCGGACACCGCGGTCTTCAAGAGCTCGGGCGGCGGGCTGAAAAAGAAGCAGACGTCGGTCGGCATGGGCGTAATCTATTCCTTTGCCTACAAAGGTTGA
- the gltB gene encoding glutamate synthase large subunit, whose translation MCGVGFVVDIAGRRSHGVIARGLEVLINLQHRGACGCESNTGDGAGIMIQMPDRFLRREANGFGVTLPAPGRYAAGTVFLPTDHSERHRLQHLIASIVSEEGQALLGWRHVPVEDGHLGPSAAAARPVIQQVFVGASDAVVHSLPIDPMAFERKLYVIRKRIEHASDAVYIASLSSRTIVYKGMLTAGQILPTFPDLSDPAMESALALVHQRFSTNTFPSWPLAHPYRFIAHNGEINTLRGNINWMRAREGLLQSPLFGDDLRKLLPIIREGGSDTATFDNVLELLVMAGRSLPHALLMMIPEPWAGHEAMDPAVKAFYEYHSALMEPWDGPAAIAFTDGRLIGAVLDRNGLRPLRYCVTRDGLVLMASETGVLDLPADAIVSKERLQPGRMFLVDTEQGRIVPDEEIKRELAAAHPYAEWLRGNLVAVDELPPPPYLPLIAHETVMQRQRMFGYTDEDLRLLLTPMATSGEEPIGSMGTDAALAVLSDRPRLLYDYFKQTFAQVTNPPLDAIREELVTMMHSTVGPEGNLLDPRPESCRQIGIEHPVIDNEQLGRLRHVYLPAFRSTTIQTLFDPARRGAGLERALEEVKQRASDAVEAGYSILILSDRGADRHLAPIPSLLATAAVHHHLVRKGTRTRCGLVVESGDAREVHHCALLLGYGAGVVNPYLAFESIADLIQEGHLPGLTYEKAVENYIHALNKGILKVMSKMGISTLQSYCGAQIFEAIGIDNRVVSKHFTGTSSRIGGIGIDEIALETTERHRRAFGARGQAAGPAVGGEYQWRRGAEYHLFTPETVFKLQHSTRTGQYAIFKEYTRLVDDQSTRLGTLRGLLDLQPVSTPVPLEEVEPVDEIVKRFATGAMSYGSISEEAHTTLAIAMNRLGAKSNTGEGGEDPARYRRDANGDWRRSAVKQVASGRFGVTSEYLVNAEELQIKMAQGAKPGEGGQLPGAKVYPWIAKVRYATPGVGLISPPPHHDIYSIEDLAQLIFDLKNANPQARVSVKLVSVAGVGTIAAGVAKAHADVVLISGHDGGTGAAPLTSIKHAGIPWELGLAETQQVLRLNGLRSRIVVQTDGQLKTGRDVVVAALLGAEEFGFATAPLVVSGCVMMRVCHLNTCPVGIATQDPVLRQRFTGEPEFVVNFFRFVAQEVREYMSTLGFRTMDEMIGMASRLQMRPAIDHWKARGLDYGGMLKEVYARGPRRRVEAQDHRLEAVFDRELIDACRDAIVHRQPVAITRPVRNVDRSVGTMLGSEVTRMWGGDGLPDGTIRITCTGSAGQSFGAFVPRGITLRLEGDANDYVGKGLSGGRLVVVPPEGARFAAEDNVIVGNVALYGATGGEAFLRGIAGERFAVRNSGATAVVEGVGDHGCEYMTGGRVAILGRTGRNFAAGMSGGIAYVLDTAGEFASRCNPSLVDLDPLLLDDAVELRTMLQRHLHFTGSAVAGALLANWVAATKSFVKVMPRDYKRVLRSAATADAIDMKAQVVNG comes from the coding sequence ATGTGTGGTGTGGGCTTCGTCGTCGATATAGCTGGCCGGCGATCTCACGGCGTGATCGCGCGCGGCCTCGAAGTGCTCATCAACCTGCAGCACCGCGGCGCCTGCGGCTGCGAGTCGAACACGGGGGACGGCGCCGGCATCATGATCCAGATGCCGGACCGATTCCTGCGGCGGGAAGCGAACGGCTTCGGCGTCACGCTCCCGGCGCCGGGACGGTACGCCGCCGGCACCGTGTTCCTGCCGACCGACCATAGCGAACGGCACCGGCTGCAGCATCTGATCGCCAGCATCGTGAGCGAGGAGGGGCAGGCCCTGCTCGGCTGGCGGCACGTTCCGGTCGAGGATGGACATCTCGGTCCCTCGGCCGCCGCGGCGCGGCCGGTCATCCAGCAGGTTTTCGTCGGCGCATCGGACGCGGTCGTCCACTCGCTGCCGATCGATCCGATGGCGTTCGAGCGGAAGCTCTACGTCATCCGCAAGCGGATCGAGCACGCCTCCGATGCGGTCTACATCGCCAGCCTGTCGTCGCGCACCATCGTCTACAAGGGGATGCTGACCGCCGGCCAGATCCTGCCGACGTTCCCGGATCTGTCCGACCCCGCGATGGAGTCGGCGCTCGCGCTGGTGCACCAGCGCTTCAGTACGAACACGTTCCCGTCGTGGCCGCTCGCGCATCCCTACCGCTTCATCGCGCACAACGGCGAGATCAACACCCTCCGCGGCAACATCAACTGGATGCGGGCCCGCGAAGGGCTGCTGCAATCGCCGCTGTTCGGCGACGACCTGCGCAAGCTCCTGCCGATCATCCGCGAGGGGGGCAGCGACACCGCGACCTTCGACAACGTGCTCGAGCTGCTGGTCATGGCAGGGCGCTCGCTGCCGCACGCGCTGCTCATGATGATTCCCGAGCCGTGGGCCGGCCACGAAGCGATGGACCCGGCGGTCAAGGCGTTCTACGAGTACCACTCGGCGCTGATGGAGCCGTGGGACGGCCCCGCCGCGATCGCGTTCACCGACGGCCGGCTGATCGGCGCGGTGCTCGATCGCAACGGCCTGCGTCCGCTTCGTTACTGCGTCACCCGCGACGGCCTGGTGCTGATGGCCTCGGAGACGGGCGTCCTGGATCTTCCGGCGGACGCGATTGTCTCGAAGGAGCGTCTTCAGCCGGGCCGGATGTTCCTGGTCGACACCGAACAGGGGCGGATCGTCCCCGACGAGGAGATCAAGCGGGAGCTGGCGGCGGCGCACCCCTACGCCGAGTGGCTGCGCGGCAATCTCGTAGCCGTCGACGAGCTGCCGCCGCCGCCGTACCTCCCGCTCATCGCGCACGAGACGGTGATGCAGCGGCAGCGCATGTTCGGCTACACCGACGAGGACCTGCGCCTGCTGCTGACCCCGATGGCGACGTCAGGCGAGGAGCCGATCGGCTCGATGGGTACGGATGCGGCGCTGGCGGTCCTTTCCGACCGGCCGCGCCTCCTCTACGACTATTTCAAGCAGACGTTCGCGCAGGTCACCAATCCGCCGCTCGACGCGATCCGCGAAGAGCTGGTCACGATGATGCACTCGACGGTGGGGCCGGAAGGGAACCTGCTCGACCCGCGGCCCGAGTCGTGCCGCCAGATCGGCATCGAGCACCCGGTCATCGACAACGAGCAGCTCGGGCGGCTGCGGCACGTCTACCTGCCGGCCTTCCGATCGACGACCATTCAGACGCTGTTCGATCCGGCGCGGCGCGGCGCGGGACTGGAGCGGGCCCTCGAAGAGGTCAAGCAGCGGGCGAGCGACGCGGTGGAGGCCGGCTATTCGATTCTGATCCTGTCGGATCGCGGCGCCGATCGGCATCTGGCGCCGATTCCCAGCCTGCTGGCGACGGCGGCGGTCCATCACCATCTGGTCCGCAAGGGGACGCGCACGCGCTGCGGCCTCGTCGTCGAATCGGGCGACGCGCGCGAGGTGCACCATTGCGCGCTGCTGCTCGGCTACGGCGCCGGCGTCGTCAATCCCTACCTGGCGTTCGAGTCGATCGCCGACCTGATCCAGGAAGGCCACCTGCCGGGCCTGACCTATGAGAAGGCGGTGGAGAACTACATCCACGCGCTGAACAAGGGAATCCTCAAGGTCATGTCGAAGATGGGGATCTCGACGCTGCAGAGCTACTGCGGGGCGCAGATCTTCGAGGCCATCGGCATCGACAACCGCGTCGTCTCGAAGCACTTCACCGGCACCTCGTCGCGGATCGGCGGCATCGGCATCGACGAGATCGCGCTGGAAACGACCGAACGCCACCGGCGCGCGTTCGGCGCCCGCGGCCAGGCCGCGGGGCCCGCGGTCGGCGGCGAGTATCAGTGGCGGCGGGGCGCCGAATACCATCTGTTCACGCCGGAAACGGTGTTCAAGCTGCAGCACTCCACGCGCACCGGCCAGTACGCGATCTTCAAGGAGTACACGCGGCTGGTCGACGATCAGAGCACGCGCCTCGGAACGCTGCGCGGCCTGCTCGATCTGCAGCCCGTCTCGACGCCGGTGCCGCTCGAGGAAGTCGAGCCGGTGGACGAGATCGTCAAGCGGTTCGCCACGGGTGCGATGTCGTACGGCTCGATCAGCGAGGAAGCGCACACCACGCTGGCGATCGCCATGAACCGTCTCGGCGCGAAGTCGAACACCGGCGAGGGCGGCGAGGATCCGGCCCGATACCGGCGGGACGCCAACGGCGACTGGCGCCGCAGCGCGGTGAAGCAGGTCGCGTCGGGCCGCTTCGGCGTGACCAGCGAATACCTGGTCAACGCGGAAGAGCTGCAGATCAAGATGGCGCAGGGCGCCAAGCCCGGCGAAGGCGGGCAGCTTCCCGGCGCGAAGGTGTACCCATGGATCGCCAAGGTGCGCTACGCCACGCCGGGCGTGGGGTTGATCTCCCCGCCGCCGCATCACGACATCTACTCGATCGAAGATCTGGCGCAGCTGATTTTCGACCTGAAGAACGCCAACCCGCAGGCGCGCGTGTCGGTGAAGCTGGTGTCCGTGGCCGGCGTCGGCACGATCGCCGCCGGCGTCGCCAAGGCGCACGCGGACGTCGTCCTCATCTCGGGCCACGACGGCGGCACCGGCGCGGCGCCGCTGACCAGCATCAAGCATGCGGGCATTCCCTGGGAGCTGGGCCTCGCCGAGACGCAGCAGGTCCTGCGGCTCAACGGCCTTCGCAGCCGCATCGTCGTGCAGACCGACGGTCAGCTGAAGACCGGGCGCGACGTGGTCGTCGCCGCGCTGCTCGGCGCCGAGGAGTTCGGCTTCGCGACCGCGCCGCTGGTCGTGTCGGGCTGCGTCATGATGCGCGTCTGCCATCTCAACACCTGCCCGGTCGGCATTGCGACGCAGGATCCCGTCCTGCGCCAGCGCTTCACCGGCGAGCCTGAATTCGTCGTCAACTTCTTCCGCTTCGTCGCGCAGGAAGTCCGCGAGTACATGTCGACGCTCGGCTTCCGCACGATGGACGAGATGATCGGCATGGCGAGCCGGCTGCAGATGCGTCCGGCCATCGATCACTGGAAGGCGCGCGGCCTCGACTACGGCGGGATGCTCAAGGAAGTCTACGCCCGCGGCCCGCGCCGCCGCGTCGAAGCGCAGGATCACCGCCTCGAGGCGGTGTTCGACCGCGAGCTGATCGACGCCTGCCGCGACGCGATCGTCCATCGCCAGCCGGTCGCGATCACCCGGCCCGTCCGCAATGTCGATCGATCGGTCGGGACGATGCTCGGGTCCGAAGTGACGCGGATGTGGGGCGGCGACGGGCTGCCGGACGGGACGATTCGCATCACCTGCACCGGGTCCGCCGGGCAGAGTTTCGGAGCGTTCGTGCCGCGGGGCATCACGCTGCGCCTCGAGGGAGACGCCAACGACTACGTCGGCAAGGGGCTGTCGGGGGGCCGGCTGGTCGTCGTCCCGCCCGAGGGTGCGCGCTTCGCCGCCGAGGACAACGTCATCGTCGGCAATGTCGCGCTCTACGGCGCGACCGGCGGCGAAGCCTTCCTGCGCGGAATCGCCGGCGAGCGGTTCGCCGTCCGGAACAGCGGCGCGACCGCCGTGGTCGAGGGCGTCGGCGATCACGGCTGCGAATACATGACCGGCGGACGCGTCGCCATCCTGGGCCGCACCGGACGCAACTTCGCGGCGGGCATGAGCGGCGGCATCGCCTACGTGCTCGACACCGCCGGCGAATTCGCCTCTCGCTGCAATCCCTCGCTGGTCGACCTCGATCCTCTCCTGCTGGACGACGCCGTCGAGCTGCGGACGATGCTGCAGCGGCACCTGCATTTCACCGGCAGCGCCGTCGCCGGCGCGCTGCTCGCCAACTGGGTGGCGGCCACGAAGTCGTTCGTCAAGGTCATGCCGCGCGACTACAAGCGCGTGCTGCGCTCGGCCGCGACCGCGGACGCGATCGACATGAAAGCGCAGGTGGTCAATGGGTAA
- a CDS encoding HD domain-containing protein yields the protein MGNDEARRRVGREILEGRTGVAALDRYTEYVDAELRRLHGGAGAPPGGVALIALGGYGRRHLCPYSDIDVLVLFDGEPDEPYLRRVLHPLWDAGFVVGHQIREAGDLVQLEADNPEFLLALCDARLVAGDAALFARMRESFAVPSTYACVLESLQALIDARYAQFGGTLYQLEPDVKDAPGGLRDIAAARTIAAITDPALLQRGEEAVRLAEAEELLLTMRALLHLERRRNDNVLAHELQERLAERLNYPGKGPRQRVEALMADYFSRARAVARILDRLRRTAPAAVGLNLGRTRDGVRFIDRDRAIAEPETWLAAFQAALDGDAAVSDQALDLIRQHAPRFRGADFLPSAGHRAALLRFLEPRPGLYARLSEMHDCGLLGRLIPPFRAIASRVVRDFYHKYTVDEHTLQTVRNLERLSQRPRFASLLGEVDAPELLVLALLLHDVGKSGDGDHAQRSAAMAEEVLDMLQLVEPAREAVLFLIQHHLRMSQVAFRRDTEDPEVVREFAALVGTEQRLRLLCLMTLADVEAVSPDTLTKWKEELLWRLYVDTYNHLTTQYGDELIERSQSAAREYVAKRPPDLDAAEVAAFLEGLPRRYLQVVDRRTVYHHVRLARDIRPDEVHLRIEPVEGAWELTVVTLDKPMLFANICGVLSSFGMDILRGHAMTNPNGLVLDIFQFVDAERFLALNRGAADAVMHAIEEVVAGRSTAADRLRGREAGLRRRPVSRITPIVRVDGEASRKYTVVDIIAPDELGLLYRISRAISELGCQIDLVLIGTEGDKAIDVFHLTKSGAKLSADDQQALTAHLQQLLEAQA from the coding sequence TTGGGCAATGACGAGGCGCGGCGCCGCGTCGGCCGGGAGATCCTCGAAGGCCGCACCGGCGTCGCGGCCCTGGATCGCTACACCGAGTACGTGGACGCCGAACTGCGCCGGCTGCATGGCGGGGCCGGCGCGCCGCCCGGCGGCGTCGCGCTGATCGCGCTGGGCGGATACGGCCGGCGGCACCTCTGTCCCTACTCGGACATCGACGTGCTCGTGCTCTTCGACGGCGAGCCCGACGAGCCGTACCTGCGGCGCGTCCTGCATCCGCTGTGGGACGCCGGCTTCGTCGTCGGGCACCAGATCCGCGAGGCGGGCGATCTGGTGCAGCTCGAGGCCGACAATCCCGAGTTCCTCCTGGCGCTGTGCGACGCGCGTCTGGTCGCCGGCGACGCCGCGCTGTTCGCGCGCATGCGCGAGTCGTTCGCCGTTCCCTCGACGTATGCGTGCGTGCTCGAGTCGCTGCAGGCGCTGATCGACGCGCGGTATGCGCAGTTCGGCGGCACGCTCTATCAGCTGGAGCCGGACGTCAAGGATGCGCCCGGCGGACTGAGAGACATCGCCGCGGCGCGGACGATCGCCGCGATCACCGACCCGGCGCTGCTGCAGCGCGGCGAAGAGGCCGTGCGGCTGGCGGAGGCCGAGGAGCTGCTGCTGACGATGCGCGCGCTGCTGCACCTCGAACGGCGGCGCAACGACAACGTGCTCGCGCACGAGCTCCAGGAGCGGCTCGCCGAGCGCCTGAACTACCCGGGCAAGGGCCCGCGGCAGCGCGTCGAGGCGCTGATGGCGGACTATTTCAGCCGGGCGCGGGCGGTGGCCCGCATCCTCGATCGGCTCCGCCGGACGGCGCCCGCGGCCGTGGGGCTCAACCTCGGACGCACGCGCGACGGCGTCCGCTTCATCGATCGTGACCGCGCCATCGCGGAGCCGGAGACCTGGCTGGCGGCCTTTCAAGCCGCGCTCGACGGGGACGCGGCCGTCTCGGATCAGGCGCTGGACCTGATCCGCCAGCACGCGCCGCGTTTTCGCGGCGCCGACTTCCTGCCGTCGGCGGGCCATCGCGCCGCGCTGCTGCGGTTCCTCGAGCCGCGGCCGGGACTGTACGCGCGCCTCTCCGAGATGCACGACTGCGGCCTGCTCGGCCGGCTGATTCCGCCGTTCCGCGCCATCGCCTCGCGCGTGGTCCGCGACTTCTACCACAAGTACACGGTCGACGAGCACACGCTGCAGACGGTGAGGAATCTCGAACGGCTGTCGCAGAGGCCGCGTTTCGCGTCGCTGCTGGGCGAGGTCGACGCCCCGGAGCTGCTCGTGCTCGCGCTGCTGCTGCACGACGTCGGTAAGAGCGGCGACGGCGATCACGCCCAGCGCAGCGCGGCGATGGCCGAGGAGGTGCTCGACATGCTGCAGCTGGTCGAGCCGGCCCGCGAAGCAGTCCTGTTCCTCATTCAGCACCATCTGCGCATGTCGCAGGTGGCGTTCCGCCGCGACACCGAGGATCCGGAAGTCGTGCGCGAGTTCGCCGCGCTGGTCGGCACCGAACAGCGGCTGCGGCTGCTGTGCCTGATGACGCTCGCCGACGTCGAGGCGGTGAGCCCCGACACGCTGACCAAATGGAAGGAAGAGCTGCTCTGGCGGCTGTACGTGGACACGTACAACCACCTGACGACGCAGTACGGCGACGAGCTGATCGAACGCTCGCAGTCGGCCGCCAGGGAGTACGTGGCGAAGCGCCCCCCCGACCTCGATGCCGCGGAGGTCGCCGCCTTTCTCGAGGGGCTGCCGCGCCGCTACCTCCAGGTGGTGGACCGACGGACCGTCTATCACCACGTCCGGCTCGCCCGCGACATCCGCCCCGACGAGGTCCATCTGCGGATCGAGCCGGTCGAGGGGGCGTGGGAACTGACCGTCGTCACGCTCGACAAGCCGATGCTCTTTGCGAACATCTGCGGCGTCCTGTCGTCGTTCGGCATGGACATCCTGCGGGGGCACGCGATGACGAACCCGAACGGGCTGGTGCTCGACATCTTCCAGTTCGTCGACGCCGAGCGGTTCCTGGCCTTGAATCGCGGCGCCGCGGACGCCGTCATGCACGCCATCGAGGAGGTCGTCGCCGGCCGCTCGACGGCGGCAGACCGGCTGCGCGGCCGTGAAGCGGGGCTGCGCCGACGGCCGGTGTCGCGCATCACGCCGATCGTGCGCGTCGACGGAGAGGCCTCGCGCAAGTACACCGTCGTCGATATCATCGCTCCCGACGAACTCGGCCTGCTGTACCGGATCAGCCGGGCGATCTCGGAGCTGGGCTGCCAGATCGATCTCGTGCTGATCGGCACCGAAGGGGACAAGGCGATCGACGTGTTTCACCTGACGAAGTCCGGCGCGAAGCTGTCGGCCGACGATCAGCAGGCGCTCACCGCGCACCTGCAACAGTTGCTGGAGGCACAGGCATGA
- a CDS encoding phosphoadenylyl-sulfate reductase, with product MSSNVFDVSVIDQTVSLIADEIDRAAAPCVTSSFQAEGVVLLHLLQQISPGIPVLFLDTVHHFAETIQYRDELAARWDLNVVTLRAQEPAPGLWRESTEACCARHKAAPLFAALRRHDTWFTGLRRDQSPSRAQLREIAGFTLPDGLVLRKVSPLAAWTKADVWRYAKAHGIRLLPLYDLGFTSIGCEPCTSLPLDPSNDRSGRWGGRKLECGIHVQPRPAADLRRD from the coding sequence ATGTCGTCCAACGTTTTCGACGTTTCCGTCATCGACCAGACCGTCTCGCTCATCGCCGACGAAATCGACCGCGCGGCGGCGCCCTGCGTCACGTCGAGCTTTCAGGCCGAAGGCGTCGTGCTGCTGCACCTGCTGCAGCAGATCAGTCCGGGCATCCCGGTGCTCTTTCTCGACACCGTGCACCACTTCGCCGAGACGATTCAATATCGTGACGAGCTGGCCGCGCGGTGGGATCTGAATGTCGTGACGCTGCGCGCGCAGGAACCGGCGCCGGGTCTGTGGCGCGAGAGCACCGAGGCCTGCTGCGCGCGGCACAAGGCGGCGCCGCTCTTCGCGGCGCTCCGGCGGCACGACACGTGGTTCACCGGGCTGCGCCGCGACCAGTCCCCGTCGCGCGCGCAGCTCAGAGAGATCGCCGGGTTCACCCTGCCGGACGGCCTCGTGCTGCGGAAAGTCAGTCCGCTGGCCGCGTGGACGAAGGCGGACGTCTGGCGTTACGCGAAGGCGCACGGCATCCGGTTGCTCCCGCTCTACGATCTCGGCTTCACCAGCATCGGCTGCGAGCCGTGCACGTCGCTGCCGCTCGATCCCTCGAACGACCGATCGGGACGATGGGGCGGACGGAAGCTCGAATGCGGCATCCACGTCCAGCCGCGACCCGCCGCGGATCTGCGGCGTGACTAG
- a CDS encoding P-II family nitrogen regulator, whose protein sequence is MKLLKAIIRPNKVDEVKDALAKLNISGMTVTEVRGHGKQKGHTAVYRGKEYNVSLLPKMQIEVVVANTAADDAIRAIVEAARTGEIGDGRVFVLPVEGSYRIRTGEREV, encoded by the coding sequence ATGAAGTTGTTGAAGGCCATCATCCGCCCCAACAAGGTGGATGAGGTGAAGGACGCGCTCGCCAAACTGAACATCTCCGGCATGACCGTGACGGAGGTGCGCGGCCACGGCAAGCAGAAAGGGCACACCGCGGTCTATCGCGGCAAGGAGTACAACGTCAGCCTGCTGCCGAAGATGCAGATCGAAGTCGTGGTGGCGAACACGGCTGCCGACGACGCCATCCGCGCGATCGTGGAGGCGGCGCGAACCGGGGAGATCGGCGACGGCCGGGTCTTCGTGCTGCCGGTCGAGGGCTCGTATCGTATCCGTACGGGAGAGAGGGAGGTCTAG